A genomic window from Variovorax paradoxus includes:
- a CDS encoding 2Fe-2S iron-sulfur cluster-binding protein — protein sequence MRDAERTKLRSVCRSTAIRRRATDSWIWPWRTARLLARRCLLKEKFMLELVVRTRNGQVMHLEAESGLSVMEIIRNAGIDEMLALCGGCCSCATCHVRVDEEFESRLPSMSEDESELLNGSGHRIATSRLSCQLVLNDAMSGLRVTIAPED from the coding sequence ATGCGCGATGCAGAGCGAACCAAGCTGCGTTCGGTGTGTCGTTCCACAGCGATCCGCCGGCGGGCAACGGATTCATGGATATGGCCTTGGCGTACTGCGCGCCTCCTGGCTAGAAGATGCCTATTGAAAGAGAAATTTATGCTGGAGCTAGTGGTAAGAACCCGAAACGGACAGGTGATGCACCTAGAGGCAGAGAGCGGTCTCAGCGTCATGGAGATCATCCGCAATGCGGGCATCGATGAAATGCTTGCGCTATGCGGTGGCTGCTGTTCCTGTGCAACCTGTCATGTTCGAGTGGACGAGGAGTTCGAAAGCCGGCTTCCGAGCATGTCGGAGGACGAGAGCGAGTTGCTCAATGGATCCGGACACCGGATTGCTACGTCGCGGCTATCGTGCCAGCTCGTCCTGAACGACGCGATGAGCGGCCTGCGGGTAACGATTGCGC